A portion of the Bacteroides faecium genome contains these proteins:
- a CDS encoding glycosyltransferase family 32 protein, whose translation MIPKIIHYCWFGGNPLPKSAQKCIDSWRKYFPDYDIKEWNEDNFDIAIIPYTKAAYEAKKYAFVSDYARFWVLYHYGGVYFDTDVEVVKSMEDILNRGGFMGCEIDQPETFAVAPGLGIAIEPHHPLYQYLLEMYNGLPFYLKNGEMNPLAIVRITTAALLKYGLQRKACIQDVQGITVYPADYFNPLDDATGRLKITPNTRSIHWYSKTWIPTSPLKTKLIRLCHRYFGVNCFSAIKSILKK comes from the coding sequence ATGATTCCTAAAATAATTCATTATTGTTGGTTTGGCGGAAATCCATTACCAAAATCTGCACAAAAATGTATTGATAGTTGGCGGAAATATTTTCCTGATTATGACATAAAAGAATGGAATGAAGATAATTTTGATATTGCTATTATTCCTTATACAAAGGCTGCTTATGAAGCTAAAAAATATGCTTTTGTAAGCGATTATGCTCGTTTTTGGGTGTTATATCACTATGGAGGTGTATATTTTGATACAGATGTAGAGGTAGTAAAATCTATGGAGGACATATTAAATAGGGGAGGCTTTATGGGTTGTGAAATAGATCAACCGGAAACTTTCGCAGTGGCACCAGGATTGGGTATTGCTATTGAGCCACATCATCCGTTGTATCAGTATTTATTGGAAATGTATAATGGATTACCTTTTTATTTAAAAAATGGTGAGATGAATCCGCTTGCAATAGTGCGTATTACGACTGCGGCTTTACTAAAATATGGATTACAAAGGAAAGCTTGTATTCAGGATGTTCAAGGTATAACAGTTTATCCAGCAGATTATTTTAATCCTTTGGATGATGCCACTGGACGTTTAAAAATAACTCCTAATACAAGAAGTATTCATTGGTATTCAAAAACATGGATTCCTACATCACCTTTAAAAACTAAATTAATCCGTTTGTGTCATCGCTATTTTGGAGTTAACTGCTTTTCGGCAATTAAAAGTATCTTGAAAAAGTAA
- a CDS encoding EpsG family protein — MVVYCIAFIILVGLRPVSYHFGDTVSYAHMYYGYQRGTTLCDPESSEWLFNGMMSRASHVMNVQYFFLIIEFFYIVPMLWACMRLVSKNGSIAMLFCLGAFSFFSYGVNGIRNGMACSLILLALSFVLGTKKEKIIAGVLCFCAYNIHHSTALPILCMIIAYVYRNTRMVMYFWLFSIVVSLVAGGIVENFFSGLGFDDRLNGYINSHQYDDSFSSTGFRWDFLLYSVMPIWLGWYVIFKKKIVSQNYQLLLNTYILCNAFWVMLIRSSFSNRFAYLSWFMYPLVLAYPLLTLPIWKDQGKKTGMILMAHVLFTYFMWLIKG; from the coding sequence ATGGTAGTGTATTGTATTGCTTTTATTATTCTAGTAGGTCTGAGACCTGTATCTTATCATTTTGGAGATACGGTGAGTTATGCACATATGTATTATGGTTATCAGCGTGGCACAACATTGTGTGACCCCGAATCCTCGGAGTGGCTATTCAATGGAATGATGTCGAGGGCTTCACATGTGATGAATGTGCAATATTTCTTTTTAATAATCGAATTCTTTTATATTGTCCCTATGCTTTGGGCGTGTATGCGTTTGGTTTCTAAAAATGGAAGTATAGCCATGTTATTCTGTTTAGGGGCTTTCTCATTCTTTTCATACGGAGTCAATGGTATTCGTAATGGGATGGCATGTAGTTTGATATTATTGGCTTTGTCTTTTGTCTTGGGAACAAAGAAGGAAAAGATTATAGCTGGAGTACTGTGTTTCTGTGCCTACAATATACACCATTCTACTGCATTGCCTATTCTGTGTATGATAATCGCCTATGTTTATAGAAACACTCGCATGGTGATGTATTTTTGGTTGTTCTCTATAGTTGTAAGTTTGGTAGCTGGTGGAATAGTGGAGAATTTCTTCTCTGGTTTAGGGTTTGACGACCGACTGAATGGATATATCAATAGCCATCAATATGACGATTCTTTTAGTAGCACAGGATTTCGGTGGGATTTCCTGCTTTATAGTGTGATGCCTATCTGGCTAGGATGGTATGTGATATTCAAAAAGAAGATAGTGAGTCAGAATTACCAATTATTGCTCAATACATACATTCTATGCAATGCTTTTTGGGTCATGCTTATTCGTTCTTCTTTTTCTAATCGTTTTGCTTATTTGTCTTGGTTTATGTATCCATTAGTATTGGCTTATCCATTACTAACTTTACCGATATGGAAAGATCAAGGGAAGAAAACGGGAATGATATTAATGGCACATGTGTTATTTACATACTTTATGTGGTTAATTAAAGGTTAA
- a CDS encoding glycosyltransferase family A protein — translation MQKKTLTIFTPAYNRAHTIGRTYESLCRQTSKDFCWLVVDDGSVDNTKELVAKWIKEDKIPIRYIYQQNQGMHGAHNTAYRNIDTELNTCIDSDDYMPDDAVEKIVSFWKKYRSEKYAGIVGLDKAHAGGIIGTEFPLEMTETTLQGYYEQGGKGDKKIVYRTDVICKYPEYPIFEGEKYVGLAYKYMLIDQDYTLLTINEPLVIVDYQDDGSSINMYRQYWNNPKGFAFFRKTEMQVTHSLKRRFIVCVHYVSSSIISRNKRFIKESPNKLMTVLAIPFGYLLYRMIKRKVAKNKKIQKPI, via the coding sequence ATGCAAAAGAAGACACTGACTATTTTTACTCCTGCTTACAATCGTGCACATACTATTGGGCGGACGTATGAAAGTTTATGTAGGCAGACATCAAAGGATTTTTGTTGGTTGGTGGTAGATGATGGTTCTGTAGATAATACGAAAGAATTGGTAGCAAAATGGATTAAGGAAGATAAAATTCCTATTCGTTACATCTATCAACAAAATCAGGGGATGCACGGAGCACACAACACTGCTTATCGAAATATAGATACGGAACTGAATACATGTATAGATTCGGATGATTATATGCCGGATGATGCAGTGGAAAAGATTGTTTCTTTTTGGAAAAAATATCGTTCGGAGAAGTATGCTGGTATTGTAGGCTTGGATAAAGCGCATGCAGGTGGAATTATAGGTACAGAATTTCCGTTGGAGATGACAGAAACCACTTTACAGGGATATTATGAGCAAGGGGGAAAAGGTGATAAGAAAATAGTATATCGTACAGATGTTATATGTAAATATCCTGAGTATCCTATTTTTGAGGGAGAAAAATATGTGGGGCTTGCTTATAAATATATGCTGATCGATCAAGATTATACATTGCTTACAATAAATGAGCCTTTGGTGATTGTAGACTATCAAGATGATGGTTCTAGTATTAATATGTATAGGCAGTACTGGAATAATCCCAAAGGATTTGCGTTTTTTCGAAAAACAGAAATGCAGGTAACGCATAGTTTGAAAAGAAGATTTATTGTATGTGTACATTATGTATCCAGTTCTATTATAAGTCGAAACAAAAGGTTTATTAAAGAAAGCCCGAATAAGTTGATGACTGTATTAGCAATTCCGTTTGGATACCTATTGTATAGGATGATAAAAAGGAAAGTGGCTAAAAATAAAAAAATTCAAAAACCGATATAG
- a CDS encoding glycosyltransferase — protein MKILQVITSMNIGGAEKLITEITPLLRDKGHQVDVLLFDGTETAFKQNLLDNGICVYEFGKGGSVYNPLYIFRLLPFLKKYDIVHTHNTAPQLFAAIGSVLCSVVLVTTEHTTANRRRGWRWYWLIDRWMYNRYQSVICISDAAENNLKKYLDHYHTNITTIYNGVNFQSFIDAKAETALKKQTVGKAVVVMVAGFRYQKDQDTLIKAFGYLPKDKYELWLVGDGERRQILEQLVDEKNLKDNVRFLGVRNDIPQILKAADIVVMSSHFEGLSLSSIEGMAVEKPFLASDVDGLREITMGAGILFPHGDVRQLAKEIEQLMDDREYYKTVADKCMKRAKKYDIFKMVDEYEKEYKVLINEYV, from the coding sequence GTGAAGATACTTCAGGTTATAACTTCCATGAATATTGGAGGTGCGGAAAAGTTAATAACAGAGATTACTCCTTTATTGAGGGATAAAGGGCATCAAGTGGATGTGCTTTTGTTTGATGGAACAGAAACGGCTTTTAAGCAGAATTTGTTGGATAATGGGATATGTGTATATGAGTTTGGTAAAGGTGGTTCGGTGTATAATCCGTTGTACATCTTTAGATTGCTACCCTTTTTGAAGAAATATGATATTGTTCATACTCATAATACTGCACCACAGTTATTCGCTGCTATAGGTAGCGTGTTATGCTCGGTGGTGCTTGTCACCACCGAGCATACCACCGCCAACCGCAGACGCGGTTGGCGGTGGTATTGGCTGATAGACCGGTGGATGTATAATCGTTATCAGTCAGTTATCTGTATTTCTGATGCGGCAGAAAATAATTTGAAGAAGTATCTTGACCATTATCATACCAATATAACTACTATTTATAACGGGGTCAATTTTCAGAGTTTTATAGATGCGAAGGCGGAAACGGCATTGAAAAAACAAACAGTTGGGAAGGCTGTGGTAGTAATGGTCGCAGGATTTCGTTACCAAAAAGACCAAGATACTTTAATTAAGGCATTTGGATATCTTCCAAAAGATAAATATGAATTATGGTTGGTCGGAGATGGAGAGCGAAGACAGATTTTAGAACAGTTGGTTGATGAAAAGAATCTAAAAGATAATGTTCGTTTTCTTGGAGTGAGGAATGATATTCCACAGATTTTGAAGGCTGCGGATATAGTTGTGATGTCCTCTCATTTTGAAGGTTTATCTTTGTCGAGTATTGAAGGAATGGCAGTTGAAAAGCCTTTTCTAGCAAGTGATGTAGATGGATTAAGAGAGATTACTATGGGGGCAGGTATTTTGTTTCCACATGGTGATGTACGGCAATTAGCAAAGGAAATTGAGCAATTAATGGACGATAGAGAATATTATAAAACCGTAGCTGATAAATGCATGAAACGAGCGAAGAAATATGATATTTTTAAGATGGTGGATGAGTATGAGAAAGAGTATAAGGTTTTAATTAATGAATATGTGTAA
- a CDS encoding glycosyltransferase family 2 protein has translation MCKKVNEREPLISIIVTVYKVEKYIAQCVLSLIKQTYKNLEIILVNDGSPDNSLKICKKYAEKDNRIKIVDLVENQGLNRARFQGMKVVSGEYIMFVDSDDFISLDAVETLYGAMNKTGADIVEGNFVRVYDSWGIIKRKKDKNVMEITQPELFYDYFITFFGVNMLGVQLWGKLYRKELFEVSKVKPNRFRMGEDLITNMQIFPYVKKYVVLNDNVYYYRYGGMTSNFNPTLYYDLKEQYYLKKEMIEKYEYKKGERSAKIEMCNVLCSNLIQMYRFGKTEKEVRSFIVKEIVMGFVDEITIGIEYDKESFTYLKKKDIESLLIYCRKVADEKKTLRYVFNKLFPLLRFI, from the coding sequence ATGTGTAAAAAAGTCAACGAGAGGGAGCCTCTAATATCTATTATAGTAACTGTATATAAGGTAGAAAAGTATATCGCTCAATGTGTTTTGTCACTTATAAAGCAGACTTACAAGAATTTGGAAATCATATTGGTCAATGATGGATCACCAGATAATTCATTGAAGATTTGTAAAAAGTATGCAGAGAAAGATAATCGAATCAAAATTGTAGATTTGGTGGAAAATCAAGGGCTTAATAGAGCAAGATTTCAAGGAATGAAAGTAGTATCTGGAGAGTATATTATGTTTGTTGATTCAGATGATTTCATTTCTTTGGATGCAGTAGAAACACTTTATGGTGCAATGAACAAAACCGGAGCGGATATTGTAGAAGGAAACTTTGTGAGAGTCTATGATAGTTGGGGAATTATTAAACGAAAAAAGGATAAAAATGTGATGGAGATCACACAACCGGAATTGTTTTATGACTATTTCATAACGTTCTTTGGCGTTAATATGTTAGGTGTTCAGTTATGGGGCAAGCTGTATAGAAAAGAGTTATTTGAAGTGTCAAAAGTGAAGCCTAATAGATTTAGAATGGGAGAGGATCTGATAACTAATATGCAGATTTTCCCTTATGTAAAGAAATATGTGGTTTTGAATGATAATGTTTATTATTATCGGTATGGTGGTATGACTTCAAATTTTAATCCCACTTTGTATTATGATCTTAAAGAACAGTATTATTTAAAAAAGGAAATGATTGAAAAATATGAATATAAAAAGGGAGAACGTTCGGCAAAAATTGAGATGTGTAATGTGTTATGTTCTAATTTAATACAAATGTATCGATTTGGAAAAACAGAGAAAGAAGTACGTTCATTTATTGTGAAAGAAATAGTGATGGGATTTGTAGATGAAATTACTATAGGAATAGAATATGATAAAGAATCTTTCACCTATTTGAAGAAGAAAGATATAGAGAGCTTATTAATATACTGCCGAAAGGTGGCTGACGAAAAGAAAACATTGAGATACGTTTTTAATAAACTGTTTCCGTTGTTACGTTTTATATGA
- a CDS encoding glycosyltransferase family 4 protein — translation MAKQKIIRACTVPQSLGFVTGMLPDLQKKYEVVLLSSSGLEWEEVRRLHPDVKCIEVDMERHISPIKDIKSLWRLWRTFCTEKPKMVHSMTPKAGLLCMLAARMAGVPVRVHTFTGLVFPTSIGLKKKILMATDWLTCACATHIISEGEGVKNDLLNNGITKKPIKVLGYGSCRGIDLERFNKTSEVMERAVQLRKDGICTFITVGRLVGDKGINELVEAFVKLNKENDDTRLILVGCYEDNLDPLRMETYKLIDSCDAIEYVGQQNDVRPWLAASDVAVLASYREGFPNVVIEAGAMGLPQIVTDINGAREIIIEGENGIIVPSKSVGALYNSMKRMLNTGYRNFLAGNARKLIMSRYEQGYVCQCLYDFYEEILD, via the coding sequence ATGGCAAAACAGAAAATAATTCGTGCCTGCACAGTTCCCCAATCTTTGGGTTTTGTGACGGGAATGCTTCCCGATTTGCAAAAAAAGTATGAAGTAGTGTTATTGTCATCTTCTGGTCTAGAATGGGAAGAGGTACGTAGATTGCATCCTGATGTCAAGTGCATAGAGGTGGATATGGAACGTCACATTTCTCCCATCAAGGATATAAAATCTTTGTGGCGGTTGTGGCGTACATTCTGTACGGAAAAACCGAAGATGGTGCATTCAATGACTCCAAAAGCGGGTTTGCTTTGTATGCTTGCGGCTCGGATGGCTGGTGTACCTGTACGTGTGCATACCTTTACAGGTTTAGTATTTCCTACTTCCATTGGGCTGAAAAAGAAAATATTGATGGCAACAGACTGGCTTACTTGTGCTTGTGCTACACATATCATTTCCGAAGGGGAGGGGGTAAAAAATGATTTGTTGAACAATGGCATTACTAAAAAGCCCATTAAGGTATTGGGATATGGCAGTTGTCGAGGTATTGATCTCGAACGATTTAATAAAACCTCAGAGGTAATGGAACGAGCCGTACAGCTGCGTAAAGATGGTATTTGTACTTTTATCACTGTGGGACGTTTGGTTGGTGATAAAGGGATCAATGAATTGGTTGAAGCTTTTGTTAAGCTAAATAAAGAAAATGATGATACACGTTTAATCCTTGTAGGGTGTTATGAAGATAATCTTGATCCTCTTAGAATGGAAACATATAAATTGATTGACAGTTGTGATGCTATTGAATATGTTGGTCAGCAAAATGACGTACGTCCTTGGTTGGCAGCTTCAGATGTTGCTGTGCTTGCGTCTTATCGAGAGGGATTTCCAAATGTGGTAATTGAAGCAGGTGCTATGGGGCTTCCTCAAATAGTTACTGATATAAATGGTGCACGAGAAATCATTATAGAGGGTGAAAATGGAATTATTGTTCCTTCAAAAAGTGTTGGGGCGCTCTATAATTCCATGAAGCGTATGCTCAATACAGGTTATCGTAATTTCTTGGCTGGGAATGCTCGCAAGTTGATTATGTCAAGATACGAACAGGGTTATGTGTGTCAGTGCCTATATGATTTTTATGAAGAAATATTAGATTAG
- a CDS encoding sugar transferase: MYKYFFKRIIDFCIAFVVLSVLALPLVIVTLWLHFANKGAGAFFFQERPGKDGKIFKIVKFKTMTDERDANGILLPDEMRLTKVGKFVRSTSIDEFPQFWNVLVGDMALIGPRPLLPRYLPWYTEEEKHRHDVRPGITGYAQCHGRNAVTWDDKLAMDVWYANHVSLSTDLKIIFKTIKSVLKRESVEVTGVEALDTYRKRKGK, encoded by the coding sequence ATGTATAAATATTTTTTTAAGCGTATTATAGACTTCTGTATAGCTTTCGTTGTTTTAAGTGTATTGGCATTGCCTTTGGTGATTGTAACCCTGTGGCTTCATTTCGCCAATAAAGGTGCCGGAGCATTCTTTTTTCAGGAGCGTCCCGGAAAAGATGGCAAAATCTTTAAAATAGTTAAGTTCAAAACCATGACCGATGAGCGTGACGCTAATGGTATCTTGTTACCTGATGAAATGCGTTTGACAAAAGTCGGAAAATTTGTGCGTTCAACTTCCATTGATGAATTTCCACAGTTTTGGAATGTGCTGGTTGGGGATATGGCTTTAATAGGTCCTCGTCCACTGTTACCAAGATATCTTCCGTGGTATACAGAAGAAGAAAAGCATAGACATGATGTCAGGCCTGGAATAACAGGTTATGCACAATGTCATGGTCGTAATGCCGTGACATGGGATGATAAATTGGCGATGGATGTGTGGTATGCAAATCATGTTTCACTGAGTACAGATTTGAAGATAATATTTAAAACTATCAAATCGGTACTAAAAAGGGAATCTGTAGAAGTTACCGGGGTAGAAGCATTAGATACATATAGAAAACGAAAGGGTAAATAA
- a CDS encoding NAD-dependent epimerase/dehydratase family protein, giving the protein MKKAIVLGATGQLGCYSALSLSENGYEVIAVGRRNSDGGFYATKGIEFIGGFDIANEKSFELLPNNYFDVVVNMAGTMPAHADMNMMPYVQSIIVGAVNLCNWMKQNGSKRIVFNTTPSDVAEHWGTTEPIDDDAIRSFPKNGNDHAVYAICKRAATDILEHMKIVNGFEPCVFRHFMVYGWHPDAYYYLNGEKKMLPWRYMIRRCINGQGIDIYGDSSRLKELLYIKDFAAAVVRAAGTHICGIFNLPGYKPYSLDEMVDGIMKTFATEGAKKAHKPEMPDTPQILLSGKKSLEVLGWKPRWTWEAACDDMKQELLSNPVELMWGPIEEADKIKN; this is encoded by the coding sequence ATGAAAAAGGCAATAGTTTTAGGCGCTACAGGTCAACTTGGATGTTATAGCGCACTTTCTCTTAGTGAAAATGGCTATGAAGTTATAGCTGTAGGGCGAAGGAATTCGGATGGGGGCTTTTATGCCACAAAAGGAATAGAGTTCATTGGTGGCTTTGATATAGCTAATGAAAAGTCATTTGAACTTCTTCCAAACAATTATTTTGATGTTGTAGTGAATATGGCAGGAACTATGCCTGCTCATGCTGATATGAATATGATGCCATATGTTCAGAGTATTATAGTTGGTGCAGTCAATCTTTGTAATTGGATGAAGCAAAATGGTAGTAAACGAATTGTGTTTAATACGACACCAAGCGATGTTGCTGAACATTGGGGAACAACGGAACCAATAGATGATGATGCTATTCGCTCATTTCCTAAGAATGGAAATGACCATGCTGTATATGCTATTTGTAAAAGAGCAGCTACTGATATTCTGGAGCACATGAAGATTGTCAATGGTTTTGAACCTTGTGTATTTAGACATTTTATGGTGTATGGCTGGCATCCGGACGCATATTACTATCTTAATGGTGAAAAGAAAATGTTGCCATGGAGATATATGATTAGACGCTGTATAAACGGACAAGGTATAGACATCTATGGTGATTCTTCACGTTTGAAAGAGTTGTTATATATAAAGGATTTTGCCGCAGCTGTTGTTAGGGCGGCAGGCACACATATATGTGGTATTTTTAATCTTCCGGGATATAAGCCATATTCTTTAGATGAGATGGTTGATGGAATTATGAAAACTTTTGCAACAGAGGGTGCAAAGAAGGCACATAAACCTGAAATGCCAGATACACCACAGATATTATTATCTGGTAAAAAAAGTTTGGAAGTATTAGGATGGAAACCGCGGTGGACTTGGGAAGCTGCTTGTGATGATATGAAACAGGAACTTCTATCAAATCCTGTAGAACTAATGTGGGGCCCAATTGAGGAGGCTGATAAAATAAAGAATTGA
- a CDS encoding ATP-grasp domain-containing protein translates to MNILFTCAGRRRYLLKYFKEVIGEGGNIVATDMQLSAPALTIADVKIQVPRVYAEDYIPKTLEICKEQKIDVLISLNDLELPILSKCKADFEALGVKVIVSDPNVIDVCFDKYKTAGFIESLGLKTPRTYVDYNEAVAAIKDGELKFPLIIKPRWGSGSIGLEFVDDLEELEMVYKLERKKVMKSILATASVDDNFLLIQEVIKGPEYGLDIANDLKGKYRGVSVKQKLAMRSGETDKAITVDNAKIREIGATIGRALKHIGNLDCDVLERDGEFYVLELNPRFGGGYPFSQEAGVNMPKAIVAWAQGEDVANEMFFPKYGKMFSKCDILLNVGE, encoded by the coding sequence ATGAACATACTGTTTACCTGTGCAGGTCGTCGTCGTTACCTGCTGAAGTATTTCAAGGAAGTTATTGGAGAGGGTGGCAACATTGTCGCTACCGATATGCAGTTAAGTGCTCCCGCGCTTACGATTGCTGATGTTAAAATTCAGGTGCCTCGTGTATATGCAGAAGATTATATTCCCAAAACATTGGAGATATGTAAGGAACAGAAAATTGATGTTCTTATATCACTCAATGATCTGGAGTTGCCCATTTTGTCAAAATGCAAGGCAGATTTTGAGGCATTGGGAGTGAAGGTTATTGTATCTGACCCCAATGTGATAGATGTCTGTTTTGATAAGTATAAGACCGCAGGGTTTATTGAAAGTCTTGGGTTGAAGACACCTAGAACATATGTGGATTATAATGAAGCGGTAGCTGCCATAAAGGATGGTGAATTGAAGTTCCCCCTCATTATTAAGCCTCGTTGGGGATCTGGTTCTATTGGTTTAGAATTTGTAGATGACTTAGAGGAACTTGAAATGGTATATAAACTTGAACGTAAGAAAGTGATGAAGTCTATCCTTGCTACTGCATCGGTCGATGATAACTTTCTGTTGATTCAAGAGGTTATCAAAGGTCCTGAATATGGCTTGGACATTGCAAATGACCTAAAAGGTAAGTATCGTGGTGTATCTGTAAAACAAAAGTTAGCTATGCGCAGTGGTGAAACAGATAAAGCTATAACTGTTGATAATGCCAAAATTCGCGAGATTGGAGCTACAATTGGTAGGGCTCTGAAGCACATCGGAAATCTTGATTGTGATGTGTTGGAACGTGATGGTGAGTTTTATGTGTTGGAACTGAACCCTCGTTTTGGTGGCGGTTATCCTTTTTCACAGGAGGCTGGTGTAAATATGCCTAAAGCTATTGTTGCATGGGCGCAAGGTGAGGATGTTGCCAATGAGATGTTTTTCCCAAAATATGGTAAGATGTTCTCGAAGTGCGATATTCTACTGAATGTAGGCGAATGA
- a CDS encoding DegT/DnrJ/EryC1/StrS family aminotransferase: MSYIPEKTIYLCLAHMSEDGIEQKYVKEAFDTNWVVPLGPNVNAFEEDLKNFVGGQNEVVALSAGTAAVHLALIGCGVQAGDEVLVQSFTFCASSHPITYLGAKPVFIGSEKDTWNMHPILLEEAIKDRIAKTGKKPKAIVPVALYGMPYDCEKIMEIANKYEIPVVEDAAEGFGSKFDGKVLGTFGRFGVLSFNGNKMITTSGGGALICRNAEDKNTIMWYATQARDAYPYYQHTAIGYNYRMSNICAGIGRGQMTVADAHIAHHKYVQALYEELLKDVEGVHIHKQPVDSRYDSNFWLCTATIDPDVKIVGQENAYKEVVKTAVGGAAGVIKAVDSATTDCQPNENVEALRVFMLSKRIEARPVWKPMHKQPVYADAPFYTNGVEEEIFKVGFCLPAGPYVTDDDVYYIVEKIKEAIVK, encoded by the coding sequence ATGAGTTACATTCCTGAAAAAACAATTTATCTATGTCTTGCTCACATGAGCGAAGACGGAATAGAACAGAAATATGTAAAGGAAGCATTTGATACCAACTGGGTGGTTCCTTTGGGACCTAACGTAAATGCTTTCGAAGAAGATTTGAAGAACTTTGTAGGCGGACAGAATGAGGTTGTTGCACTTTCGGCAGGTACGGCAGCTGTTCATCTGGCATTGATTGGCTGTGGTGTTCAGGCGGGTGATGAAGTACTGGTACAAAGCTTTACCTTTTGTGCTTCGTCTCATCCGATAACTTATCTTGGTGCAAAGCCTGTGTTCATTGGCTCCGAAAAGGATACTTGGAACATGCATCCGATATTATTGGAGGAGGCTATAAAAGATCGTATCGCCAAAACCGGTAAGAAACCGAAGGCTATTGTTCCTGTGGCACTTTATGGTATGCCTTACGATTGCGAGAAAATCATGGAGATTGCAAACAAATATGAGATACCTGTTGTTGAGGATGCCGCAGAGGGATTTGGTAGCAAATTCGATGGTAAGGTGTTGGGTACCTTTGGAAGGTTTGGTGTGTTGTCATTTAACGGTAATAAGATGATAACCACATCGGGTGGTGGTGCTTTGATTTGCCGGAATGCAGAGGACAAAAATACTATTATGTGGTATGCGACCCAAGCTCGTGACGCTTATCCTTACTATCAACATACAGCTATCGGTTATAATTATCGTATGAGTAACATTTGTGCCGGTATTGGTCGTGGGCAAATGACTGTTGCGGATGCTCATATTGCTCACCACAAGTATGTTCAGGCATTGTATGAGGAACTGTTGAAGGATGTGGAAGGTGTTCATATCCACAAGCAGCCTGTGGATTCGCGCTATGATTCTAACTTTTGGTTATGTACGGCCACTATTGACCCAGATGTAAAGATTGTTGGTCAGGAGAATGCTTATAAGGAAGTTGTTAAAACGGCTGTAGGTGGTGCTGCCGGTGTGATCAAGGCTGTAGATAGTGCCACGACTGATTGTCAGCCTAATGAGAATGTGGAGGCACTCCGTGTATTCATGCTTTCCAAGAGGATTGAGGCACGTCCTGTATGGAAGCCGATGCACAAACAACCGGTTTATGCGGATGCTCCTTTCTATACGAACGGAGTAGAAGAGGAAATCTTCAAAGTTGGATTTTGCCTTCCTGCCGGACCGTATGTGACTGATGATGATGTGTATTATATCGTAGAGAAAATAAAAGAAGCGATTGTGAAATAA